The Sulfurospirillum tamanense DNA window CATGTAACGATATTTTCACCCTCAAAAACCCTACGTTTTGCCCGCAAACAAAAGAAGAGATTTCCCGTGTCGCGTGGGAATTACGCCCGTGGCGCAAAGGGCCCTTTAACCTTTTTGGCACCCTCATTGACACAGAATGGCAAAGCTTTATGAAATACAACTTGCTTGCCCCTCACCTCAACCTAGAGGGAAAAATCGTCGGAGACATTGGGTGTAACAACGGTTATTATCTGTTTCGCCTGTTGGAAAAAAACCCGAAATTGCTTGTGGGGTTTGATCCCTCGCCCTTATACAAAACCCAATTTGATTTCATCAACCATTTTGCCCAAACCCAGATCGTCTACGAGCTCCTTGGCATCGAGCATTTACCTTTGTATGAACACCGTTTTGACACCTTGTTGTGTTTGGGTGTTTTGTACCACCGCAGCGACCCCGTGGGTGCGCTCAAAGCCTTAGCAAAAGGACTTACCAAAGAGGGTGAGCTTTTTTTAGATACCTTTATGATAGACGGGGATGAACCTGTGGCGCTGTGTCCTGGCAAATCCTATTCAAAAATCCCCAACATTTACCACATTCCCACCATCAAAGCCTTGGAAAATTGGGGCGAAAAAGCGGGTTTTGGAAGCATGGAAGTCTTAGACATCGTCCCCACAAACAGTAACGAACAGCGCAAAACGGAGTGGATTTTGGGTGAAAGTTTGGAAAACTTTCTTGACCCCAATGACGCCACTAAAACCATCGAGGGCTACCCTGCCCCCAAACGGCTGTATGTAAA harbors:
- the cmoB gene encoding tRNA 5-methoxyuridine(34)/uridine 5-oxyacetic acid(34) synthase CmoB, translated to MTLDALRKERQAWLTWKNIAPLRDLLATLPDPGGSTFTCNDIFTLKNPTFCPQTKEEISRVAWELRPWRKGPFNLFGTLIDTEWQSFMKYNLLAPHLNLEGKIVGDIGCNNGYYLFRLLEKNPKLLVGFDPSPLYKTQFDFINHFAQTQIVYELLGIEHLPLYEHRFDTLLCLGVLYHRSDPVGALKALAKGLTKEGELFLDTFMIDGDEPVALCPGKSYSKIPNIYHIPTIKALENWGEKAGFGSMEVLDIVPTNSNEQRKTEWILGESLENFLDPNDATKTIEGYPAPKRLYVKFLR